From the Oncorhynchus nerka isolate Pitt River linkage group LG28, Oner_Uvic_2.0, whole genome shotgun sequence genome, one window contains:
- the LOC115113610 gene encoding neuronal acetylcholine receptor subunit alpha-5-like isoform X2 produces the protein MKLHFGFSPSTYELLFSRAGFEIHSNIKPAEIKCFTHRFLNCLKDCQSGPESVILALAQAASLLYISSDSSGLNQGADGRFEGSVTKAVVKYDGTITWTQPANYKSACIIDVTFFPFDLQNCSMKFGSWTYDGSQVDILLEDFHVDKRDYFDSGEWDIVKATGSRGLRMDGPCHFPFVTYSFIIRRLPLFYTLFLIIPCIGLSFLTILVFYLPSNGGEKISLCTSVLVSLTVFLLVIEEIIPSSSKVIPLIGEYLVFTMIFVTLSIVITVFAINIHHRSTSMHQGMAPWVRRIFLHRLPKLLCMRSHVDRYATPGGAWAGLAGREGAGLAGREGTVGGIMKSTPHLSPMNNLQAALDSIRYITMHVVRENEVREVVQDWKFVAQVLDRVFLWTFLLVSVLGSALLFIPVIYKWANIIVPNHAGGSG, from the exons atgaaattacattttgg ATTTTCACCATCTACATACGAACTACTCTTTTCAAGAGCTGGCTTTGAAATACATTCAAATATAAAGCCCGCAGAGATAAAATG TTTTACACACAGATTTCTCAATTGCCTAAAAGACTGCCAGTCTGGACCCGAGTCTGTGATTCTAGCATTGGCCCAGGCAGCATCTCTGTTGTATATTTCTTCAGATAGCTCTGGACTGAACCAAGG TGCCGATGGACGTTTTGAGGGCTCTGTCACCAAGGCTGTTGTCAAGTATGATGGCACCATCACCTGGACACAGCCCGCTAACTACAAGTCAGCCTGCATCATCGATGTCACCTTCTTCCCCTTTGACCTGCAGAACTGCTCCATGAAGTTTGGCTCCTGGACCTATGATGGCTCACAG GTTGACATCCTCCTGGAGGACTTCCATGTGGATAAGAGGGACTACTTTGACAGTGGCGAATGGGATATAGTGAAAGCAACAGGCAGCCGTGGTCTGAGGATGGACGGTCCCTGCCACTTCCCCTTCGTCACCTACTCCTTCATCATCCGTAGACTGCCGCTCTTCTACACCCTCTTCCTTATTATCCCTTGTATCGGCCTTTCCTTCCTCACCATCCTGGTCTTCTACCTGCCCTCCAACGGCGGGGAGAAGATCTCCCTGTGCACCTCTGTGCTGGTGTCCCTCACAGTCTTCCTTCTCGTGATCGAGGAGATAATTCCGTCCTCCTCCAAGGTCATCCCTCTGATTGGGGAGTACCTGGTGTTCACCATGATCTTTGTCACGCTCTCCATTGTCATCACCGTCTTTGCCATCAACATCCACCACCGCTCCACGTCCATGCATCAAGGCATGGCGCCCTGGGTGCGTCGTATCTTCCTGCACAGGCTGCCTAAGCTGCTGTGTATGCGCAGCCACGTGGACCGCTATGCTACCCCCGGTGGGGCCTGGGCAGgactggcagggagagagggggcaggactggcagggagagaggggacagtagGGGGCATTATGAAGTCCACCCCTCATCTCTCCCCCATGAATAACCTGCAGGCTGCTTTGGACTCTATCCGTTACATCACCATGCATGTGGTCAGGGAGAACGAGGTCAGAGAG gtggtgCAGGATTGGAAGTTTGTGGCTCAGGTTCTGGATCGTGTGTTCCTGTGGACCTTCCTCCTGGTCTCAGTACtgggctctgctctgctcttcatCCCTGTCATCTACAAATGGGCAAACATCATTGTCCCCAACCATGCAGGCGGCAGCGGATAA
- the LOC115113610 gene encoding neuronal acetylcholine receptor subunit alpha-5-like isoform X3, producing the protein MKLHFGFTHRFLNCLKDCQSGPESVILALAQAASLLYISSDSSGLNQGADGRFEGSVTKAVVKYDGTITWTQPANYKSACIIDVTFFPFDLQNCSMKFGSWTYDGSQVDILLEDFHVDKRDYFDSGEWDIVKATGSRGLRMDGPCHFPFVTYSFIIRRLPLFYTLFLIIPCIGLSFLTILVFYLPSNGGEKISLCTSVLVSLTVFLLVIEEIIPSSSKVIPLIGEYLVFTMIFVTLSIVITVFAINIHHRSTSMHQGMAPWVRRIFLHRLPKLLCMRSHVDRYATPGGAWAGLAGREGAGLAGREGTVGGIMKSTPHLSPMNNLQAALDSIRYITMHVVRENEVREVVQDWKFVAQVLDRVFLWTFLLVSVLGSALLFIPVIYKWANIIVPNHAGGSG; encoded by the exons atgaaattacattttgg TTTTACACACAGATTTCTCAATTGCCTAAAAGACTGCCAGTCTGGACCCGAGTCTGTGATTCTAGCATTGGCCCAGGCAGCATCTCTGTTGTATATTTCTTCAGATAGCTCTGGACTGAACCAAGG TGCCGATGGACGTTTTGAGGGCTCTGTCACCAAGGCTGTTGTCAAGTATGATGGCACCATCACCTGGACACAGCCCGCTAACTACAAGTCAGCCTGCATCATCGATGTCACCTTCTTCCCCTTTGACCTGCAGAACTGCTCCATGAAGTTTGGCTCCTGGACCTATGATGGCTCACAG GTTGACATCCTCCTGGAGGACTTCCATGTGGATAAGAGGGACTACTTTGACAGTGGCGAATGGGATATAGTGAAAGCAACAGGCAGCCGTGGTCTGAGGATGGACGGTCCCTGCCACTTCCCCTTCGTCACCTACTCCTTCATCATCCGTAGACTGCCGCTCTTCTACACCCTCTTCCTTATTATCCCTTGTATCGGCCTTTCCTTCCTCACCATCCTGGTCTTCTACCTGCCCTCCAACGGCGGGGAGAAGATCTCCCTGTGCACCTCTGTGCTGGTGTCCCTCACAGTCTTCCTTCTCGTGATCGAGGAGATAATTCCGTCCTCCTCCAAGGTCATCCCTCTGATTGGGGAGTACCTGGTGTTCACCATGATCTTTGTCACGCTCTCCATTGTCATCACCGTCTTTGCCATCAACATCCACCACCGCTCCACGTCCATGCATCAAGGCATGGCGCCCTGGGTGCGTCGTATCTTCCTGCACAGGCTGCCTAAGCTGCTGTGTATGCGCAGCCACGTGGACCGCTATGCTACCCCCGGTGGGGCCTGGGCAGgactggcagggagagagggggcaggactggcagggagagaggggacagtagGGGGCATTATGAAGTCCACCCCTCATCTCTCCCCCATGAATAACCTGCAGGCTGCTTTGGACTCTATCCGTTACATCACCATGCATGTGGTCAGGGAGAACGAGGTCAGAGAG gtggtgCAGGATTGGAAGTTTGTGGCTCAGGTTCTGGATCGTGTGTTCCTGTGGACCTTCCTCCTGGTCTCAGTACtgggctctgctctgctcttcatCCCTGTCATCTACAAATGGGCAAACATCATTGTCCCCAACCATGCAGGCGGCAGCGGATAA
- the LOC115113609 gene encoding UDP-glucuronosyltransferase 2A1-like codes for MASYNGSISSYLLISLLVASWRIYDGGKILVFPLEGSHWVNMDILIKALHSQGHTITVVRTTQSWYIKEESLHYSSITIPVIDGVEFEEFVKPIIKKVIDLERGTSSVLNFIRLQIEMFSAMSKVHGLECDMATAVLEDKDLMKTLEENQYDLVLTDPAWGTGILVAHYLQLPLVYNVRWITSGEGHLAIAPSPMSYIPMTGSGLSHKMTFTERVKNMIFYLLWEVQYRLVIQPHYQAVCDEFFQPGVDFYELLQGADLWLMRVDFVFEFPRPTMPNVIYMAGFQCKHAKPLPQELEEFVQSSGVHGVIIMSLGTFVSEFPHDIADVIAAAFAQLPQKVIWRHKGDRPATLGNNTLLIQWMPQNDLLGHPMTRLFVAHGGTNGVQEAIYHGIPVVGLPLFFDQYDNLLRLKKRGGAKILSMATVDKNNNFLEALQEVLDEPSYRTNMQRLSRLHRDVPMEPLDTALFWIEFVMRHKGAAHLRTESYRMPWYSYHSVDVVLILLAVVVVLLLLLVAIVRYLSVRSCLKRKIKSE; via the coding sequence ATGGCAAGCTACAATGGAAGCATAAGCTCATACCTTCTCATATCTTTACTGGTTGCTTCTTGGAGAATCTACGATGGTGGGAAAATTCTGGTATTTCCCTTAGAAGGTAGCCACTGGGTGAACATGGACATTCTGATCAAGGCTCTTCACTCTCAGGGACACACCATCACAGTAGTACGGACAACTCAAAGTTGGTATATTAAAGAAGAGTCTCTACATTACAGTTCTATTACAATACCTGTCATTGATGGTGTGGAATTTGAGGAATTTGTAAAGCCAATCATAAAGAAAGTAATTGATTTAGAGAGAGGAACAAGCTCTGTATTAAACTTTATACGTTTGCAAATCGAGATGTTCTCTGCAATGTCTAAGGTTCATGGACTGGAATGTGACATGGCAACTGCTGTATTGGAAGACAAGGATTTAATGAAGACCCTGGAGGAGAACCAGTATGACCTGGTGCTTACTGACCCAGCATGGGGGACCGGTATTTTGGTGGCTCATTATCTTCAGCTACCTCTAGTCTACAATGTACGGTGGATAACCAGTGGAGAGGGACATTTAGCCATTGCGCCATCCCCCATGTCTTATATTCCAATGACTGGATCAGGGCTCTCACACAAAATGACCTTCACAGAGAGAGTAAAGAATATGATTTTCTATTTGCTTTGGGAAGTTCAGTACAGACTTGTAATCCAGCCACATTACCAGGCTGTTTGTGATGAGTTTTTCCAACCAGGTGTGGACTTCTATGAGTTATTACAGGGGGCTGATCTATGGCTCATGAGAGTTGACTTTGTGTTTGAGTTCCCTCGTCCCACCATGCCTAATGTTATCTATATGGCAGGGTTCCAATGTAAACATGCAAAGCCTCTTCCCCAAGAACTAGAGGAGTTTGTTCAGAGTTCTGGGGTGCATGGAGTCATTATCATGTCTTTGGGGACTTTTGTGTCTGAGTTTCCACATGATATAGCTGATGTgatagctgctgcttttgcccAACTGCCTCAGAAGGTAATCTGGAGACACAAAGGAGACAGGCCAGCTACTCTGGGCAACAATACCTTACTAATTCAATGGATGCCGCAAAATGATCTGTTAGGACATCCAATGACGAGGCTGTTTGTAGCTCATGGAGGAACAAATGGGGTTCAAGAGGCTATTTACCATGGAATTCCTGTTGTGGGTCTACCTCTGTTTTTTGATCAATATGACAACCTCCTTCGTCTGAAAAAAAGAGGAGGAGCAAAGATTTTATCCATGGCAACAGTAGACAAGAACAATAACTTCCTGGAGGCCTTGCAGGAAGTTCTGGATGAGCCATCCTACAGGACGAACATGCAGAGACTCTCCAGGCTACACAGGGACGTGCCAATGGAACCCCTGGACACTGCCCTCTTCTGGATTGAGTTTGTCATGAGACACAAAGGTGCTGCTCACCTGCGTACAGAGTCCTACAGAATGCCTTGGTACTCCTACCACTCTGTAGATGTTGTCCTGATATTGTTGGCTGTTGTAGTagtgcttcttcttcttcttgttgcAATAGTCAGATATTTAAGCGTTAGAAGTTGCTTGAAAAGAAAGATTAAAAGTGAATGA
- the LOC135565598 gene encoding UDP-glucuronosyltransferase 2C1-like, with protein MHAYVKQLVKMCLPGIFIVTLLTLSIPAVHGGKVLVFPQEGSHWVNMKVIIEALHSRGHSVSVVRPSDSWYIKETSPHYSSITIDIPGGADEEFFRSLVSRLIQIKREGNSAWTRFSLDMELKDGLFEVHRKVCEMIIHMLENKQLMQSIRETKYDLVLTDPINGVGVVLAHYLNLPLVFNVRWTIGGEGHFVIAPSPLSYVPFPVAELTDKMSFFERVLNFLVYVIRQYLYRQAIRPHYSALVSRYFGPEVDYFSLFQAADLWLMRVDFVFEFPRPTMPNIIYIGGFQCKPAKPLPPKLEEFVQSSGVHGVIIMSLGTFIGQLPLDIADEIAVAFAQLPQKVIWRYKGDRPATLGNNTLLVDWMPQNDLLGHPKTRLFVAHGGTNGIFEAIYHSVPIVGLPLVFDQTDNLSRMKVKGVAKVVDLATLDRNIFSQALQEVLDEPSYRTNMQRLSRLHRDVPMEPLDTALFWIEFVMRHKGAAHLRTESYRMPWYSYHSVDVMVFLLTVVLFTLLAFIGIIRCFCCRSCLKMKMKEE; from the coding sequence ATGCATGCTTATGTGAAGCAGCTAGTGAAGATGTGTCTCCCTGGTATCTTCATTGTTACCCTGTTGACCCTCTCTATTCCTGCTGTCCATGGTGGGAAAGTCCTGGTGTTTCCTCAAGAGGGCAGCCACTGGGTCAACATGAAGGTCATTATTGAAGCGCTGCATTCAAGAGGTCACAGTGTGTCAGTAGTACGGCCATCAGACAGCTGGTACATCAAGGAAACCTCCCCTCACTACAGTTCAATCACAATTGATATTCCAGGTGGAGCTGATGAGGAATTCTTTCGCTCATTAGTGTCAAGACTAatacagataaagagagagggaaactctGCTTGGACTCGTTTTAGTTTGGACATGGAGTTGAAGGACGGGTTATTTGAAGTTCACCGCAAAGTGTGTGAGATGATAATCCACATGTTAGAGAATAAACAGTTGATGCAGTCTATTAGAGAAACCAAGTATGACTTGGTTCTGACAGACCCAATAAATGGGGTAGGCGTTGTGCTGGCGCACTATTTAAATCTGCCACTTGTTTTCAATGTTAGATGGACTATAGGTGGTGAGGGTCATTTTGTTATTGCTCCCTCTCCACTATCTTATGTTCCATTTCCTGTTGCAGAGTTAACAGACAAGATGAGTTTTTTTGAGCGTGTCCTTAACTTCCTTGTTTATGTCATCAGGCAGTATCTGTACAGACAGGCAATTAGACCTCATTATTCTGCTTTAGTTAGTCGTTACTTTGGTCCTGAGGTCGACTACTTCTCATTGTTTCAAGCTGCTGATTTATGGCTCATGAGAGTTGACTTTGTGTTTGAGTTCCCTCGTCCCACCATGCCTAACATCATCTATATTGGAGGGTTCCAATGTAAACCTGCCAAGCCTCTTCCCCCAAAATTGGAGGAGTTTGTTCAGAGTTCTGGGGTGCATGGAGTCATTATCATGTCTTTGGGAACTTTTATTGGGCAGCTTCCACTTGATATAGCTGATGAGATAGCTGTTGCTTTTGCCCAACTGCCTCAGAAGGTAATCTGGAGGTACAAAGGAGACAGGCCAGCTACTCTGGGTAACAACACCTTACTAGTTGACTGGATGCCTCAGAATGATCTTTTAGGACACCCTAAGACAAGGCTGTTTGTAGCTCATGGAGGAACAAATGGGATTTTCGAGGCTATCTACCACAGTGTTCCAATAGTAGGCCTTCCTCTGGTGTTCGACCAAACTGACAATCTTTCTAGAATGAAAGTGAAGGGTGTAGCAAAGGTTGTGGATTTAGCAACACTAGATAGAAACATATTCTCCCAGGCCTTACAGGAAGTTCTGGATGAGCCATCCTACAGGACGAACATGCAGAGACTCTCCAGGCTACACAGGGACGTGCCAATGGAGCCCCTGGACACTGCCCTCTTCTGGATTGAGTTTGTCATGAGACACAAAGGTGCTGCTCACCTGCGTACAGAGTCCTACAGAATGCCCTGGTACTCGTACCACTCTGTAGATGTAATGGTATTTTTACTGACTGTTGTGTTATTTACTCTGCTGGCTTTCATTGGCATTATCAGATGTTTCTGTTGCAGGTCATGtttgaaaatgaaaatgaaagAGGAATGA